The following are from one region of the Camelus ferus isolate YT-003-E chromosome 13, BCGSAC_Cfer_1.0, whole genome shotgun sequence genome:
- the P3H1 gene encoding prolyl 3-hydroxylase 1 isoform X3, giving the protein MAARALRLLTTLLAVAAAVSRAEADSEAGWDMAAPDLLFAEGTAAYARGDWAGVVLSMERALRSRAALRALRLRCRTQCAADLPWELDPASPPSQAQASGAAALHDLHFFGGLLRRAACLRRCLGPSAALSLSEELELEFHKRSPYNYLQVAYFKINKLEKAVAAAHTFFVGNPEHMEMRQNLDYYQTMSGVKEADFKDLEAKPHMHEFQLGVRLYSEEQPQEAIPHLEAALQEYFVADEECRALCEGPYDYDGYNYLEYNADLFQAITDHYIQVLSCKQNCVTELASHPSREKPFEDFLPSHYNYLQFAYYNIGNYTQAIECAKTYLLFFPNDEVMSQNLAYYTAMLGEEQARSISPRESAQEYRQRSLLEKELLFFAYDVFGIPFVDPDSWTPEEVIPKRLQEKQKSERETAARISQEIGNLMKEIETLVEEKTKESLDVSRLTREGGPLLYDGISLTMNSKVLNGSQRVVMDGVISDDECQELQRLTNAAATSGDGYRGQTSPHTPSEKFYGVTVFKALKLGQEGKVPLQSAHLYYNVTEKVRRVMESYFRLDTPLYFSYSHLVCRTAIEALPGSREESTGSEGPDEALFLTHQG; this is encoded by the exons ATGGCGGCACGCGCGTTGAGGCTGCTGACTACGCTGCTGGCGGTCGCCGCCGCTGTCTCGCGGGCCGAGGCCGACTCGGAGGCGGGGTGGGACATGGCGGCTCCTGATCTGCTCTTCGCGGAGGGGACCGCGGCCTACGCGCGCGGGGACTGGGCCGGGGTGGTCCTGAGCATGGAGCGGGCGCTGCGATCACGGGCAGCCCTGCGCGCCCTCCGGCTGCGCTGCCGCACCCAGTGTGCCGCCGACCTGCCGTGGGAGCTGGACCCCGCCTCGCCCCCAAGCCAGGCTCAGGCCTCGGGCGCCGCCGCCCTGCACGACCTGCACTTCTTCGGGGGCTTGCTCCGCCGAGCCGCTTGCCTGCGCCGCTGCCTCGGGCCATCGGCTGCCCTCTCGCTCAGCGAGGAGCTGGAGTTGGAGTTCCACAAGCGAAGCCCCTACAACTATCTGCAGGTCGCCTACTTCAAG ATAAACAAGTTGGAGAAAGCCGTGGCAGCAGCACATACGTTCTTCGTGGGCAATCCTGAGCACATGGAGATGCGTCAGAACCTAGACTATTACCAAACCATGTCTGGGGTGAAGGAGGCCGACTTCAAGGATCTTGAAGCCAAACCGCATATG CACGAGTTTCAGCTGGGGGTGCGCCTCTACTCGGAGGAGCAGCCGCAGGAAGCCATACCCCACCTGGAGGCAGCGCTGCAGGAGTACTTCGTGGCGGATGAGGAGTGCCGGGCCCTCTGTGAAGGGCCCTATGACTACGACGGCTACAACTACCTGGAGTACAACGCTGACCTCTTCCAGGCCATCACAG ATCATTACATCCAGGTCCTCAGCTGTAAGCAGAACTGTGTCACCGAGCTTGCTTCCCACCCAAGTCGAGAGAAGCCCTTTGAAGACTTCCTCCCGTCTCATTATAACTATCTGCAGTTTGCCTACTATAACA tTGGGAATTATACACAGGCCATTGAGTGTGCCAAGACCtatctcctcttctttcccaacGATGAGGTGATGAGCCAGAATCTGGCCTACTATACAGCCATGCTTGGAGAAGAGCAAGCCAGGTCCATCAGCCCTCGAGAG AGTGCCCAGGAGTACCGACAGCGAAGCCTGCTGGAGAAAGAACTGCTCTTCTTCGCTTATGATGTGTTTGGAATACCCTTTGTTGACCCG GATTCATGGACGCCAGAGGAGGTGATTCCGAAGAGGCTGCAAGAGAAACAGAA GTCAGAACGGGAGACAGCCGCCCGCATCTCGCAGGAGATCGGAAACCTCATGAAGGAGATTGAGACCCTTGTGGAAGAGAAGACCAAGGAGTCACTGGACGTGAGCAGGCTGACCCGGGAAG GTGGCCCCCTGCTTTATGACGGCATCAGTCTCACCATGAACTCCAAAGTCTTGAACGGTTCCCAGCGGGTGGTGATGGATGGCGTGATCTCTGATGATGAGTGCCAGGAGCTGCAGAGACTGACCAAT GCAGCAGCAACTTCAGGAGATGGCTACCGGGGTCAGacctccccacacacccccagTGAAAAGTTCTATGGTGTCACTGTCTTCAAGGCCCTCAAG ctggggcaggaggggaaggtcCCTCTGCAGAGCGCCCACCTGTACTACAACGTGACGGAGAAGGTGCGGCGCGTCATGGAGTCCTA
- the C13H1orf50 gene encoding uncharacterized protein C1orf50 homolog isoform X1 yields the protein MEDAATPGLTEGVTENRVQLAAGRGGALVELTPNPGGLALVSPYHTHRAGDPLDLVALAEQVQKADEFIRANATNKLTVIAEQIEHLHEQARKVLEDARRDADLHHVACNIVKKPGNIYYLYKRESGQQYFSIISPKEWGTSCPHDFLGAYKLQHDLSWTPYEDIEKQDAKISIVNKLLSQPVALPSSTEPSFQGFSSTESGL from the exons ATGGAAGACGCTGCGACGCCCGGGCTGACCGAAGGAGTCACAGAAAACCGAGTTCAGTTGGCTGCAGGTCGGGGAG GAGCCCTGGTGGAGCTCACGCCAAACCCCGGCGGCCTGGCCCTGGTGAGCCCCTACCACACCCACCGGGCCGGGGACCCCTTAGACCTCGTGGCGCTCGCAGAGCAGGTGCAGAAG GCTGATGAGTTCATCCGAGCAAACGCCACCAACAAGCTGACAGTCATAGCCGAGCAAATCGAACATCTGCACGAACAAGCCAGGAAG GTATTGGAAGATGCTCGCAGAGATGCTGACTTGCACCATGTGGCTTGTAATATAGTGAAAAAACCTGGCAACATTTACTACCTTTATAAACGGGAGAGTGGTCAGcagtatttttccattatttctccaaag GAATGGGGGACAAGCTGTCCACATGACTTCCTTGGTGCCTACAAGCTACAGCATGACTTGTCCTGGACTCCGTACGAGGACATTGAGAAGCAAGATGCTAAAATCAGCATTGTGAACAAGTTGCTAAGCCAGCCAGTGGCTCTGCCTTCAAGCACTGAACCCAGCTTCCAGGGGTTCAGTTCCACTGAGAGTGGACTCTGA
- the C13H1orf50 gene encoding uncharacterized protein C1orf50 homolog isoform X2 gives MEDAATPGLTEGVTENRVQLAAGALVELTPNPGGLALVSPYHTHRAGDPLDLVALAEQVQKADEFIRANATNKLTVIAEQIEHLHEQARKVLEDARRDADLHHVACNIVKKPGNIYYLYKRESGQQYFSIISPKEWGTSCPHDFLGAYKLQHDLSWTPYEDIEKQDAKISIVNKLLSQPVALPSSTEPSFQGFSSTESGL, from the exons ATGGAAGACGCTGCGACGCCCGGGCTGACCGAAGGAGTCACAGAAAACCGAGTTCAGTTGGCTGCAG GAGCCCTGGTGGAGCTCACGCCAAACCCCGGCGGCCTGGCCCTGGTGAGCCCCTACCACACCCACCGGGCCGGGGACCCCTTAGACCTCGTGGCGCTCGCAGAGCAGGTGCAGAAG GCTGATGAGTTCATCCGAGCAAACGCCACCAACAAGCTGACAGTCATAGCCGAGCAAATCGAACATCTGCACGAACAAGCCAGGAAG GTATTGGAAGATGCTCGCAGAGATGCTGACTTGCACCATGTGGCTTGTAATATAGTGAAAAAACCTGGCAACATTTACTACCTTTATAAACGGGAGAGTGGTCAGcagtatttttccattatttctccaaag GAATGGGGGACAAGCTGTCCACATGACTTCCTTGGTGCCTACAAGCTACAGCATGACTTGTCCTGGACTCCGTACGAGGACATTGAGAAGCAAGATGCTAAAATCAGCATTGTGAACAAGTTGCTAAGCCAGCCAGTGGCTCTGCCTTCAAGCACTGAACCCAGCTTCCAGGGGTTCAGTTCCACTGAGAGTGGACTCTGA